One Alphaproteobacteria bacterium genomic window carries:
- the gatC gene encoding Asp-tRNA(Asn)/Glu-tRNA(Gln) amidotransferase subunit GatC — protein sequence MSDITPEKVRKVAQLIRLNLSAEDVDVYAQSLGKIVDWVACLDQVNTDNVAPLMNVNDMAMPLRDDIVTAGDQAEDVLANATDAQAGYFCVPKVVE from the coding sequence ATGAGTGATATTACTCCCGAAAAAGTACGCAAAGTTGCACAGTTAATTCGTCTGAACCTGAGCGCGGAAGATGTTGATGTCTATGCCCAAAGTCTTGGAAAAATTGTTGATTGGGTTGCTTGTTTGGATCAAGTGAACACAGATAACGTTGCTCCTCTTATGAATGTGAATGATATGGCTATGCCTCTGCGTGATGACATTGTTACGGCGGGTGACCAGGCTGAGGATGTGTTGGCAAATGCAACAGATGCCCAGGCAGGATATTTTTGTGTGCCAAAAGTTGTTGAATAA
- a CDS encoding ubiquinone/menaquinone biosynthesis methyltransferase yields MTQSPFGKGFKPHHEKIIAVNRIFSGVANAYDLMNDLMSVGLHRAWKYSFVKTVTRANPGIILDMAAGTGDISGRLHQALPAAEIVAMDINPDMLNRGRDAHIDKGRVTRIMHAVASAEAIPLADAAVDAYVISFGLRNVGCVDKALAEAQRVLKLGGSFYCLEFSPATSPLLKRGYDFYAQYVIPTLGEIVTGNRAAYQYLVDSIETFCLPHELSAKMRQAGFTGVYNIPFMGGIVQCHVGYVEKGRT; encoded by the coding sequence ATGACCCAATCCCCTTTTGGAAAAGGGTTTAAACCACACCATGAAAAAATTATAGCGGTTAATCGTATATTTTCTGGGGTGGCCAATGCCTATGATTTGATGAATGATCTAATGAGTGTCGGTTTGCACCGTGCATGGAAGTATTCTTTTGTAAAGACAGTTACGCGTGCCAACCCAGGTATTATCTTAGATATGGCAGCAGGTACGGGCGATATTTCGGGACGCCTTCATCAGGCTCTTCCGGCAGCAGAAATTGTCGCCATGGATATTAATCCTGATATGCTGAATAGGGGGCGTGATGCTCACATAGATAAAGGGCGTGTGACACGAATAATGCATGCGGTCGCTAGCGCCGAGGCTATCCCCCTTGCTGACGCGGCTGTGGATGCGTATGTGATTAGCTTTGGTCTGCGCAATGTTGGGTGTGTGGATAAAGCACTTGCAGAGGCGCAACGGGTACTTAAACTGGGTGGGTCCTTTTATTGCTTAGAGTTTAGCCCTGCTACATCTCCGCTCTTAAAGCGCGGCTATGATTTTTATGCGCAGTATGTTATCCCCACCCTCGGGGAAATAGTTACAGGCAATCGTGCGGCTTATCAATATCTTGTTGATAGCATTGAAACATTCTGTTTGCCTCACGAACTGTCTGCCAAAATGCGGCAAGCAGGATTCACGGGCGTGTACAATATCCCTTTTATGGGAGGTATTGTGCAGTGCCATGTGGGATATGTGGAGAAGGGCAGAACTTAG
- the rpsT gene encoding 30S ribosomal protein S20, with product MANIRSAKKRARQTVRRTLVNKDRVSRMRTFIKKVEEAIRANDKDSAALALKNAEPEVSRGAAKGVIHRNTAARKISRLAKAINKL from the coding sequence ATGGCCAATATTCGTTCTGCGAAAAAACGTGCACGCCAAACCGTACGTCGAACACTCGTCAACAAAGACCGTGTGAGCCGTATGCGTACGTTTATAAAAAAAGTGGAAGAGGCAATCAGAGCAAATGATAAAGACAGCGCAGCACTTGCATTAAAAAATGCAGAGCCCGAGGTCAGCCGAGGGGCGGCAAAAGGTGTTATTCACCGCAATACAGCCGCGCGTAAAATTTCACGTCTGGCAAAAGCTATTAACAAACTCTAA
- a CDS encoding mechanosensitive ion channel family protein, with the protein MSDFKINKAVSALLGLSFYVFLFIAYNLADYISPENKDFYLQIERGVQTFLVITAAWVTSRLVNIFVWGRVQKRQNKGIPDVVCSASTVVIYVLFLMFVLLRIYDQNYATVITLGGVFGVGLGLGLQGLILDAFAGVLIDLEGKVSIGDWIEIHGHELDKAHGPAKVVNLTWRAVVLENRTGYIVLVPHSVLTRTSIRNYSRPNDGFTEFVEVSLDHDVPVARAKAIIHEALLAIPEIDKYNPAEVWAKGLNEGGVIYEIRFTASSYRYLKRLRHNVIEVTTNMLHERGLRVSETIGVMPFSVDDLEMKEAPETRDAIRKTALFSVLSDENVKILAQKCSRKYVPANSVLCEEGDAGESMFIIIEGVVQVFKKNPINPDEPIHLANLRGGDYFGEMSMLTGKPRTADITTCSRAVLIEITKRDLSDLLRKRKALADEIAQIVTQRQLDTQIKVDREGATQEDFDRMSKDLSNQIKAFFGFSKN; encoded by the coding sequence ATGAGCGATTTTAAGATAAACAAAGCGGTTTCAGCCTTGTTAGGGCTGTCATTCTATGTTTTTTTATTTATCGCTTATAATTTAGCTGATTATATTTCTCCAGAAAATAAAGATTTTTATCTCCAGATTGAACGTGGAGTACAAACGTTTTTGGTAATCACAGCTGCGTGGGTAACATCACGCCTGGTTAATATTTTTGTGTGGGGCCGTGTTCAAAAACGACAGAATAAGGGTATTCCCGATGTCGTCTGTAGTGCATCCACGGTTGTTATTTATGTTTTGTTTTTGATGTTTGTTCTTCTTCGTATTTACGATCAAAACTATGCTACCGTTATTACTCTTGGGGGTGTGTTTGGCGTGGGGCTTGGTTTAGGTCTGCAGGGGTTAATCTTGGATGCATTTGCAGGTGTTTTGATTGACCTTGAGGGTAAAGTAAGTATTGGGGATTGGATTGAAATTCATGGTCACGAGCTTGATAAAGCCCATGGCCCGGCTAAGGTGGTGAATTTGACGTGGCGTGCTGTTGTGTTGGAGAATCGTACCGGGTATATCGTACTTGTGCCTCACAGTGTACTAACGCGCACGTCAATTCGCAACTACTCACGTCCTAATGATGGGTTCACAGAATTTGTTGAGGTTTCTCTGGATCACGATGTGCCTGTGGCACGTGCTAAGGCGATCATTCACGAAGCGTTGCTCGCCATTCCTGAAATTGATAAATATAATCCAGCAGAAGTCTGGGCAAAGGGCCTAAACGAAGGTGGCGTTATCTATGAAATTCGCTTTACTGCTTCATCCTATCGGTATTTGAAACGCTTGCGTCACAATGTTATCGAGGTGACTACGAATATGCTTCATGAGCGCGGGTTACGTGTGTCTGAAACAATTGGCGTAATGCCTTTTTCTGTAGATGATCTTGAGATGAAAGAAGCTCCCGAAACCCGAGACGCTATTCGCAAAACAGCCTTGTTTTCTGTTCTTTCGGATGAAAATGTGAAAATTCTGGCGCAAAAATGCTCGCGGAAATACGTTCCAGCAAACTCTGTGTTGTGTGAAGAAGGCGACGCTGGCGAATCTATGTTTATTATTATTGAGGGAGTTGTTCAGGTTTTTAAGAAAAATCCTATCAACCCAGATGAACCAATCCACCTGGCTAACCTTCGGGGCGGGGATTATTTTGGGGAAATGAGCATGCTAACAGGAAAACCGCGCACGGCAGATATCACAACGTGTTCCCGAGCTGTTCTTATTGAGATCACCAAGCGCGATCTTTCCGATTTATTGCGCAAAAGGAAAGCGCTTGCTGATGAGATTGCTCAAATTGTTACTCAGCGCCAACTTGATACACAAATAAAAGTTGATAGAGAGGGGGCAACTCAGGAAGATTTTGATAGGATGTCTAAAGACCTTTCCAATCAAATTAAGGCATTTTTTGGGTTTTCTAAAAATTAA
- a CDS encoding glycosyltransferase family 39 protein, which produces MRDFLSFFSHRMALPVIAAVYTLWHLCVGWLADFPLYGDEAQYWVWGKNLDFGYYSKPPLIGWILGLFTALFGDTPFAVRIPVLFAHLITGYGLYRFACDHKHSSSVAAFIFLAYLSMPGVSFSSHIISTDPIVLSCWAWAMVWGYRFICAPNLKSASWLGIILGVGLLAKYAMIWFVVMFPVVLWLLHMQIHVHSVGRYIPWIVILMFLIISPNIYWNYTQAWPTFAHTANNIGGWKGLNISNALIFLITQVGILGPIVAVGGVVHARRVLWREDVRFSLGFSLPVLGVIVVQALVNRSHGNWAAIAHVGMVYVCVCGLLESHQWLRRGVIVNLVMAVLMGGVSIAARYHFLPHGINPYQRFYRGTRILDALEAQKITLHDKVLVCDGRQLVAQLMYQLRNSTAIVVRYNPDNEPLDYFGMNTDMHVEPHKNRIFIGPTCLVEKQRDDMGVLIRDFSLVLGKPFKPLCLQEYRP; this is translated from the coding sequence ATGAGGGACTTTTTATCATTTTTTTCTCATCGTATGGCTCTTCCTGTCATTGCGGCGGTCTATACTCTCTGGCATCTTTGTGTAGGATGGTTAGCCGACTTTCCCCTGTATGGGGATGAGGCACAGTACTGGGTGTGGGGTAAGAACCTTGATTTTGGATATTACTCAAAGCCGCCATTAATTGGCTGGATTTTGGGGTTATTTACAGCTTTGTTTGGCGACACCCCCTTTGCTGTACGCATTCCCGTTTTATTTGCGCACCTGATCACGGGATACGGCCTTTATCGGTTTGCGTGTGATCATAAACATTCCTCATCGGTTGCTGCTTTTATTTTTCTTGCCTATTTGAGCATGCCCGGGGTTTCTTTTTCTAGCCATATTATATCGACAGACCCGATAGTATTGAGTTGCTGGGCGTGGGCAATGGTGTGGGGCTATCGATTTATTTGCGCACCTAACCTAAAGTCAGCCTCATGGCTGGGTATCATATTAGGCGTAGGGCTGCTGGCTAAATATGCCATGATTTGGTTTGTGGTAATGTTTCCTGTCGTGCTATGGCTTTTGCATATGCAAATACATGTGCATAGCGTGGGCCGATACATACCCTGGATTGTTATTCTTATGTTTCTCATTATTTCCCCAAACATTTACTGGAACTATACACAGGCATGGCCCACATTCGCGCACACAGCCAACAATATTGGTGGGTGGAAGGGATTGAATATTTCCAATGCGCTCATTTTCCTCATAACACAAGTAGGTATTTTAGGCCCCATAGTTGCAGTCGGAGGGGTTGTGCATGCCCGAAGAGTTTTGTGGCGGGAGGATGTGCGCTTTTCCTTGGGTTTTTCTCTTCCTGTGTTGGGGGTTATTGTGGTTCAAGCACTAGTCAATCGCTCCCATGGAAACTGGGCAGCAATTGCCCATGTCGGTATGGTGTACGTATGTGTGTGTGGACTGCTTGAGAGTCATCAGTGGCTCCGTCGTGGTGTGATCGTGAATCTTGTTATGGCTGTACTCATGGGCGGGGTTAGCATTGCTGCTCGATACCATTTCTTGCCGCATGGCATAAATCCTTATCAGCGATTTTACCGAGGAACCCGAATTTTGGATGCCCTTGAGGCCCAAAAGATTACACTTCACGATAAGGTTCTTGTGTGTGACGGTCGCCAACTTGTCGCCCAGCTTATGTATCAGTTGCGTAACTCTACGGCTATTGTCGTGCGCTATAATCCAGACAATGAACCGTTGGATTATTTTGGTATGAATACAGACATGCATGTGGAACCCCATAAAAACAGAATTTTTATAGGCCCAACATGTTTGGTGGAAAAACAACGTGATGATATGGGTGTTTTGATTCGCGATTTTTCTCTTGTGTTAGGTAAGCCCTTTAAGCCACTGTGTCTCCAGGAGTATCGTCCATAA
- a CDS encoding lipid-A-disaccharide synthase N-terminal domain-containing protein produces MNEKVLLCLGFFAQGLFALRFIVQWIYSERRRESVVPSAFWYLSLFGGALMLVYVSLRKDPVLIIGQASGLVVYVRNIFLLRTSRRKHRKLVST; encoded by the coding sequence ATGAATGAAAAAGTTCTTCTTTGTCTTGGATTTTTTGCGCAAGGTTTATTTGCGCTGCGTTTCATTGTGCAGTGGATTTACAGTGAACGTCGCCGGGAAAGCGTCGTCCCTTCCGCTTTTTGGTACCTTAGCCTATTTGGAGGAGCGCTAATGCTTGTCTATGTAAGCTTACGCAAAGATCCTGTATTGATTATTGGTCAAGCATCAGGTCTTGTTGTGTACGTACGTAATATTTTTCTCTTGCGTACATCGCGCCGTAAGCATAGAAAACTTGTTTCAACATAA
- a CDS encoding glycosyltransferase family 2 protein, with the protein MNLSCSIVIPIKDEAENILPLIAETQGVCEEIPGLLYEIIVVDDGSTDASRTLLAQALRTNPRLRVIYHRMNAGQSAAVVSGVRVAQYPWIFTLDGDGQNPPHDLVIFLDKLISVGDKKPHEVFFIGHRMMRNDGFLRKLSTKIAYIVRNWMLNDGCLDAGCATKLFARDAFLRLPRFDHMHRFLGCLFKYQGAEIVNIPVSHRPRTSGVSKYTINNRLWVGIRDLFGVRWLLARKRAWANPLLTETGDNYE; encoded by the coding sequence ATGAATCTTTCATGTTCTATAGTCATCCCGATAAAAGACGAAGCTGAGAATATTCTTCCTTTGATAGCAGAAACCCAAGGTGTCTGTGAGGAAATTCCTGGGCTACTCTATGAAATTATCGTCGTTGATGACGGCAGTACTGATGCTAGTCGAACTCTTTTGGCACAGGCCCTCCGCACTAACCCCCGTCTTAGGGTCATCTATCATCGTATGAATGCCGGTCAAAGTGCGGCTGTTGTCAGTGGCGTTCGCGTAGCCCAATATCCATGGATTTTTACACTTGATGGCGATGGGCAAAACCCCCCTCACGACTTAGTGATATTCTTGGACAAACTTATCAGTGTGGGAGATAAAAAGCCCCATGAGGTCTTTTTTATTGGCCATCGTATGATGCGAAACGATGGTTTTTTGCGTAAGCTCTCAACAAAAATTGCTTATATCGTGCGAAACTGGATGCTTAATGATGGTTGTTTAGATGCTGGTTGTGCTACAAAGCTATTTGCGCGTGATGCATTTCTGCGTCTCCCGCGCTTTGATCATATGCACCGTTTTTTAGGGTGTCTATTTAAATATCAAGGCGCAGAAATTGTCAATATTCCTGTCAGTCATCGTCCTCGAACATCGGGTGTGTCAAAGTACACCATTAATAACCGTCTTTGGGTAGGGATTCGCGATCTTTTTGGTGTGCGCTGGCTGTTGGCGCGAAAGCGCGCGTGGGCAAATCCCTTATTAACAGAGACAGGAGACAATTATGAATGA